From the Euzebyales bacterium genome, the window CACCGCCGTAAGGGTGCTGCTGCCGTCCGAACGCGGCCTCGGCAACGGCATCCAGTTCGCAGGTGGCTACTTCGGCTTCATCGTCGGCGGCGGCGGCATCCTCGTGATCCACGACCACCTGGGATGGACGGCGGCGGTGGGCGTCCTGGCACTGGCCACCGCCGTTCCCATGCCGTTCCTGCTGCGCTATAGCGAAGCGCAACCGGACATCGGTGCGACCGGCGGTATCCGGCGACGGCAAACGGTGTCACTTCGCGCGCTCGCGAACTTCTTCCATCAACCGGGCGTCGCGCACTGGCTGCTGATCGTGCTTCCCCTCAACTACATGGGGATCGCCACGGCGTACAAGCTCATCACGCCGATGCTGGTCGACGTCGGCTGGCCACTGGACTGGATCGGGGCCGTGGTGGCCTTCGGCGGCGGTGTCGTTGCCATGGCCAGCGCACTGTCCGCCGGCGCGGTGCTCAATGCGATCCGGCGGCGAGCGGCCTTGCTGGCCTTCGGAGTGATCGCGGTCGCCGCTATCGCCATGCTCGCAGCGCTTAACGCTGGGTCGGCGACGGTCGCCGTCGTGCTCGGCGCCGTGGCGCTGGTCAACATCGCCTACGCCAGCATCGGGACCACAATCTTCACGCTGAGCATGGACTGGAGCCGGCGCGACACCGCCGGCACCGACTACACGATCCAGACCAGCCTCGCCGTGCTGTGTTCAGACGTCGCCGGAGCCGCCGGCCTCAGCCTCGCAGGCTACGT encodes:
- a CDS encoding MFS transporter, which translates into the protein MSRLARYRLLAVLYASQFFPLGFFYYALTAVLRRRGVPLGQIGMLQLLALFWVVKFAWAPLVDRYGSRRLGHYRGWLLILQGLTVVAVLLLLPLDVGDDLPLIFVLVGTIAFLSATQDVATDATAVRVLLPSERGLGNGIQFAGGYFGFIVGGGGILVIHDHLGWTAAVGVLALATAVPMPFLLRYSEAQPDIGATGGIRRRQTVSLRALANFFHQPGVAHWLLIVLPLNYMGIATAYKLITPMLVDVGWPLDWIGAVVAFGGGVVAMASALSAGAVLNAIRRRAALLAFGVIAVAAIAMLAALNAGSATVAVVLGAVALVNIAYASIGTTIFTLSMDWSRRDTAGTDYTIQTSLAVLCSDVAGAAGLSLAGYVGYPTVIALSLTLALGGMAAAAWFLSDPPVREQTDAPAPVPLA